aaaacaaaaaaaaaaaaaacttgttaaaatcCTTTATCTATGAATATTTATACTGTAGCATACCATTAAATTCCAGTAtggtgctttgtaaaaaaaacccttagcagaattattttgttttggatcaAGTGTGGAAAACTTAGAACTTAAGCAAAGGTTGTATTGCTGTTTAAGTCTCCATTAGGAAAATCTACCCACACCCCATTCTACTTATGAGATGTCAGCAGAACAGCAAGAGAGGTAGTAATAAACACCCTTTGTGTTGTACCAAAACTTCTATTCACTAGAGCTAAACCTAAACCAATGTTCACAGTAATGGAACAATTCTATGTATTGTATTTCACCCTAAAGCTGCTTTCTGTCCAAAGCTCTGCTAATGCTGGTAGAATATGCCACATattctttttcaataaatagcAAGTGAAATAGAACACCATGtgcaatattttgtgtttcacaACTGTGCAACACCATCTTTGTCattgtttcttaaaaatcacaGAGTATTATTTGTTCTTTATGTATGTATTCCACCAAAACAGTGGGCACAGTAATCTCAAGGTGCTTCTTATAAAGTAACACTAatgataataaaacaatgcaatagagaagttataatatattatgtatgtaacaACAAATCTGTATTGTTTAGGTAATTGTTTTACCTAACAGTCATTGAAGGCTATGGGGTATTTAGAGGAGTTTGGCTGCAGAATGTCAGACAATATCTACAGTAATAAATCCCTCTGTATATGTTAAACTATTTATAGCATGTGTAAATGACCAAAAGTGTTTTAGATTGGTTGTTAGGAGTCAGTCCTGCAAAAGTACCAGATCTAGAACAGTTACTTCTAAAAGAAAGCCCACGCATCAGATCATATTCTCATATATAGCAATAAGGATATTGTTTTCACATCATATTATCAGTTAACTTGCAAATATAACTGCATAGTTATCTAATAGGTTTGGTCAATATTCAGTATGTATGGTAAGTTATTGCTCATTCAGCTTTTTCAAGGAAAATTTGGATCTGCaattttccttgaaaaaaaagcCATAGTGTCAGCCAGTTTTATGTACAGAATCCAAGCAGAAACAAATGATTGGTAAACACAAGGTTAATTTGTACGGAAGCTGTACTTTGTAATCTCTTGTGTGCgtctatttattgttttacccTACATGCTGTCCACTTGTTAACAATCAAGTTTGATAAGAACTTGGACTCcttgtaactatttaaaaataacacaaattctTGCCCACATTTAACCCTATTTACTGAATGTCTAATGCAAAAATAACTTAATAACATGGCATACCTGTCAGCTCTTCAAAGGATTTGAAAGGTTTTAACATAAATCGTTTCCTGTATTCGTTGAGTGACTGGTATCTCATCTCTCTGCTTTGTTGTACTGAAGCCATGGCTACTCTGGAAATCGCTGCAGGGAAGTTTCTGCCTCCAGCCACCTATGCAAGAAAGAACACGAAGAGTTAGGGATCATCTTTAAGCCAAGAATTtcacataaataaagcaaagcGGAGATGTTCAATAGCTTCAAGTAATACTTCTACATACAAGTGTTATCTCGTACCAGACTTTTTTGTACATAATGTATGTGTATGCCTTTTTGCACTAAAGATATTTGTTCctaaatagtaaaatgtattttataatcgTATGTCCTACAATCATGTTCAGTATTGTAAAACTAAACAGTTTATAGATTTTCTACATGTTTGGTTCTAtaataatgtatgtgtgttttttttacaatttcaccAGTCAGTGAGTCTGGTGCATCTAATATTATGTCAAGTTTTGgattttaaagcatatatattgTCACCCAAACATGCCTGAAAACCCTTAATCTACTATCAAGAACCAAAGGAATTCTTACCCTTCCTGCCTGTTGCTTAGTAAAGGATTCAACCATATGGGATATTCCATGTTCTAACATCACACTATTGTTATACAGGAACTGGTGATAGCCGTACTCCTGGCCGTTTATTTGGAAAGTATCTGGCAAAAGTGGATGCCAGTGATAAAGTGTGTTGAACTCTGCAGCAATTCGATTCTGGTACTGGAATTTCTGGTTGAACAACAACTCAGGGtcaaattttagtttaaaatgatAACCACTCAAGTGCTGCACATAATCTTCAATGACAATTTTGATGGTTTcacctaaacaaaaacaaaatcattagtACCCAGTAAAGCAATGGTCCTAATTTTCAGAAAAATCAACAATTACATCTTCCTATACTGATCATCTGTATGAGGCTTAGTTTTCTCTTACTACTAATCACAAATAAATTAATGGCAAACTTTCACAGAAAAAATTGTCATTAGTATTGAAAGTTACACTGAACCTATTTCTTCAccagaaataaactttttctatttatttggtaTAACAGTTCCATCTTCTACTGCAAACAATGCTGTATAGATGTTAAGGGGCAACCCACCCAAACATTATAGTGAAGTCTTTTGGTCTAAATTACTTGCAAACTTCCTATGTTTTCCAGGGGCAAGATCTCTCTAGGACAGGTTTTGCGCTAGGAAGCCCTCTTAAAGTGAAGGATTAAATGTAGTCAAGAAAACTTACTACTAGAGTACCAAATACACAAACTCTTAGGTGATATTACTCTTCAGTATGTGATGTTAAAATGGTACACAAGCATCTCTTGTTCccattttctaataataaattcCATCTATATCAAAGTGTACTCACCAATCAAAATAAGTTTTGCAGTCTGGTAAATACGTTCATCATCCCACTCAGGGTGCTCCTGTACCAGTACATCACAGACACGGTTATGTTCTCTTAGCCATATGGTAGCATACATCATCAACCCTGGTACAAGGCCAAAAACCTCCTGTCCAACTGCAAACTGAAGATGTTCTGGGACATGTGGTGGGTAAAGCATTTCAACTCCTGTGTCATTCACTGTGGGTGGGTACATCTCTCCATCAATcatctagaaaaagaaaaacatatttataagaattgattttactttttagaaGATGATATATGGCTGCTACCACCGTTTAAGAGTTTCACatatagagaaagaaaaatatatacctggaattttaattttccattctttttaagACGCAACTTGTGCTGTCTGTCCAAAGATTCTCCATAGATATGATTTAAATcgacctatttaaaaaaaacacaaggcatGCATTTAGATCCAGACATATTTTGGATAGGTTTAAACACATAAAggtattttacaaatgcaaacaaatagaAGAATGTATTTGTTCTTACCCCATGTCCAAGTGCTTTAGTGAAGGCAGCTCCTCTTTTAGTATCAGTCTTAAAGAACTGGTGTGTAAAGTGTTGTGCAAAGAATGCGAACATCACATTGGTTCCTTGTGGGTCAGGGATGAACTTTCTTCTAAGTAACAATTTATCCACAACCACTTTGACATTTGGAAGTTCTTTCTTTCCTATAGATAAAGATGTAGAAATGTGTGTCAGATGAATAATAAGCAATACCACTGTGTCATTCCCTTATCTAAATACCTGATTTATTACCCTAGGGGTCCATATGTTTCTCCAATAATAACACTGGTGCAGTGAATGCCACGCACTGATCTTATATCCAGAGCACCAAAAGCTTTGgcacaatcattaaaaaaaattgtgcctgaAGGTCTGTTTTACACCTTATGCCTAAGGTTACCTTCTTATCTACTACAAATATCAAACTACAGTTTCTCAATGAGTCAGCAATGTTTTATAATCAACTTGTGCCTTTTAACAGACataactattattaataaattaacaaaGCTGCATTTAGGGGGTACTTGTGGGTTTCTAGCATTTCcacttttataaaacaaacaaaatttcaCAATAGGTATCCAGAACCAAAATTCTTTAGTTTTACCTTTTATGCCCATTGGAGTTGGACAGTCCTCTTCCACTGGTGGCAGTGATCTTGTGTAGTATGAAAGATTGGAAAATACTTCCCAGTTTTTGTAGGTGTAATGGCTGTTGAATGTAGGGGGGCTGTCAATCAGATGTGAgcgtgctataaaaaaaatatggaggaatttataaataattcaaaatatatattacatttcacattttcattttatttaaaagtgatcTTATAGAGATTTTCCTTaagtatataaaaactgtaaatacatttaacaaagaTTCATATATTATGTAT
This portion of the Pyxicephalus adspersus chromosome 8, UCB_Pads_2.0, whole genome shotgun sequence genome encodes:
- the PTGS2 gene encoding prostaglandin G/H synthase 2, whose product is MHFSLATNMKLFGLVLCSVLASSLAVNPCCSNPCQNRGVCMTVGTDRYECDCTRTGYYGENCTTPEFLTWLRVTLKPSPNTVHYILTHFKGIWNIINNISFLQNGIMRYVLTSRSHLIDSPPTFNSHYTYKNWEVFSNLSYYTRSLPPVEEDCPTPMGIKGKKELPNVKVVVDKLLLRRKFIPDPQGTNVMFAFFAQHFTHQFFKTDTKRGAAFTKALGHGVDLNHIYGESLDRQHKLRLKKNGKLKFQMIDGEMYPPTVNDTGVEMLYPPHVPEHLQFAVGQEVFGLVPGLMMYATIWLREHNRVCDVLVQEHPEWDDERIYQTAKLILIGETIKIVIEDYVQHLSGYHFKLKFDPELLFNQKFQYQNRIAAEFNTLYHWHPLLPDTFQINGQEYGYHQFLYNNSVMLEHGISHMVESFTKQQAGRVAGGRNFPAAISRVAMASVQQSREMRYQSLNEYRKRFMLKPFKSFEELTGEKELSAELEELYGDIDAVEFYPGLLVEKPRPGAIFGETMVEIGAPFSLKGLMGNPICSPEYWKPSTFGGRVGFDIVNSASLQKLICNNVKDCPFTTFNVFKSKNTESASINQSSNAALDDVNPTLLLKEHSSEL